Proteins from one Vibrio pomeroyi genomic window:
- a CDS encoding DUF4279 domain-containing protein, with protein MGKRHTNQEWQTLIEQSESSSLSTLAFCKLNELNPSTIYSKIETETFLLSQRRVMVLESLLVSIFITCEENMRVYARLSIVSESVSSKDISGQVGMSFDELWDVGDSRKLGSIVEEDNGCTIKSEVDSSSTIEDHLESLFTRTVDREHLIRLLSDRGDVYIQVSLSIYSDDAPPLTFERKYINWISNIGASLDVDLYPFE; from the coding sequence ATGGGAAAACGACACACTAATCAAGAATGGCAAACGCTCATCGAGCAGTCTGAATCGAGTTCATTGTCAACGCTTGCATTTTGTAAGCTCAATGAACTCAATCCCTCAACGATTTATTCAAAGATAGAGACGGAAACATTTTTGTTAAGCCAAAGAAGGGTAATGGTCCTGGAGAGTTTACTGGTTTCAATATTTATAACTTGTGAGGAAAATATGAGAGTTTATGCAAGATTAAGTATTGTGAGTGAGAGTGTTTCTTCTAAAGATATTTCAGGGCAGGTTGGAATGAGCTTTGATGAGCTCTGGGATGTTGGTGATAGCAGGAAATTAGGTTCAATAGTTGAGGAAGATAATGGCTGTACAATAAAGTCCGAAGTCGATTCTTCTTCAACAATTGAAGATCACCTTGAAAGCTTGTTCACGAGAACTGTAGATAGAGAACATTTGATTCGATTGTTGTCTGACAGAGGAGACGTGTATATTCAAGTGTCACTTTCGATTTACAGCGACGATGCACCGCCACTAACCTTTGAAAGGAAATATATTAATTGGATTAGTAACATTGGTGCTAGTTTAGATGTAGATCTATACCCGTTTGAGTAA
- a CDS encoding RHS repeat-associated core domain-containing protein: MYQRFESNIKTLEKRFVRLGLIELQERDSENNVLANNVWRPDRKGGVAGLLMRQQSQQNIYYMTNHLGHVYGVFNQAGERLSQRGYSPYGQISGDGFTLQPFGMSTKRSDFTSGIVYFGYRFYMPNLGRWLNRDPLQEQGGINLYAYVNGDPLGYVDSDGKIKGRPVNPNPWDHAVYSTQTNSQCVHDCVENMRNLWIESLLIEPESSNPQSKASCDATNKKLVKIVFSAKKSKSEAQETVFEYFRYQSCGIYCEWSY; this comes from the coding sequence GTGTATCAGCGTTTTGAAAGCAATATTAAAACCTTAGAGAAACGCTTTGTTCGCTTAGGCCTTATTGAGCTGCAAGAGCGTGACAGCGAGAACAACGTATTAGCAAACAATGTATGGCGACCAGATAGAAAAGGCGGTGTCGCTGGCTTATTAATGCGTCAGCAGAGCCAGCAAAATATCTACTACATGACTAACCATCTTGGTCACGTCTATGGTGTGTTTAACCAGGCTGGCGAAAGACTCAGCCAGCGAGGTTATTCGCCTTACGGGCAAATAAGTGGTGATGGTTTCACTCTACAGCCGTTTGGTATGTCGACCAAACGCAGCGATTTTACCAGTGGTATAGTTTACTTTGGTTATCGCTTTTACATGCCCAACTTAGGCCGTTGGCTTAACCGCGACCCACTGCAAGAGCAAGGCGGGATAAACCTCTATGCGTATGTAAATGGTGACCCGTTAGGGTATGTAGATTCGGATGGAAAAATAAAGGGCAGACCGGTAAATCCCAATCCATGGGACCACGCAGTTTACTCAACCCAAACGAACAGCCAGTGTGTACATGATTGTGTTGAGAATATGAGAAACTTGTGGATAGAAAGTCTTCTAATAGAACCAGAAAGTAGTAATCCGCAAAGCAAAGCTTCATGTGACGCTACGAATAAAAAACTAGTTAAAATAGTTTTTTCTGCAAAAAAATCCAAATCTGAGGCGCAGGAAACAGTGTTTGAATATTTTAGATATCAATCATGTGGAATATATTGTGAATGGAGTTATTAA
- a CDS encoding RHS repeat-associated core domain-containing protein, translated as MTNHLGHVYGVFEQAGERLSQRGYSPYGQVSGDDFTLQPFGMSTKRSDFTSGLVYFGYRFYMPNLGRWLNRDPLQEQGGINLYAYVDGDPLGYVDPDGKQAFPIPYIPNRPTEDYYPQEVKDSIEKGEKKAKKKACDTAGYTQTVADMASTLFPPSRPLCVGVDVYSRLVKGVVCEK; from the coding sequence ATGACTAACCATCTCGGTCATGTCTATGGTGTGTTTGAGCAAGCAGGCGAAAGACTCAGCCAGCGAGGTTATTCGCCTTACGGTCAAGTAAGTGGTGATGATTTCACTCTACAGCCGTTTGGTATGTCGACCAAACGCTCAGATTTTACCAGTGGGTTGGTTTACTTTGGTTATCGCTTCTATATGCCCAACTTGGGCCGCTGGCTAAACCGCGACCCACTGCAAGAGCAAGGCGGGATTAACCTTTATGCGTATGTGGATGGTGACCCGTTAGGGTATGTGGATCCGGATGGCAAGCAAGCATTCCCAATACCATATATACCCAATAGGCCTACAGAGGATTATTACCCGCAAGAGGTAAAAGACAGTATTGAAAAAGGTGAAAAAAAAGCTAAGAAAAAAGCATGTGATACTGCTGGGTATACACAAACGGTAGCGGACATGGCTAGTACATTGTTTCCACCATCGAGGCCACTATGTGTGGGAGTTGATGTGTATAGTCGATTGGTCAAAGGAGTTGTATGTGAGAAATAA
- a CDS encoding flavin reductase codes for MKDLTLSKQDLHAMDQRHRTRLINSLSGFKSANLISTCDNQGVTNLAVISSVVHLGSHPPLFGFIVRPSKRRRHTLENILETKHFTINSIGADFVKKAHQTSARYPKSVSEFEAVGLTPYYDDDFPAPFVLESSLNIGLAFKEQLTIESNQTQMLIGEVITIHAPKSAVMPDGYLDLEALDTVTVSGLDSYHVTQRLHRLSYAKPDEPLFPLTREGDPTSW; via the coding sequence ATGAAGGACCTCACCCTGTCAAAACAAGACCTCCATGCAATGGACCAGCGCCATCGTACTCGCTTGATCAATTCTTTGTCTGGATTCAAAAGCGCCAATCTCATTAGCACATGCGATAACCAAGGGGTCACAAACTTAGCTGTGATAAGTTCAGTGGTTCACCTAGGGTCGCACCCGCCGCTGTTTGGCTTTATCGTGCGTCCCAGCAAACGCCGTCGCCACACGTTAGAGAACATCCTTGAAACCAAGCACTTCACTATTAATAGCATCGGTGCGGACTTCGTTAAAAAGGCACACCAAACCTCAGCACGCTACCCAAAGTCAGTATCCGAATTCGAGGCGGTGGGTCTTACACCTTATTATGACGATGATTTTCCGGCGCCATTCGTTTTAGAAAGCAGTTTGAACATCGGGTTGGCTTTCAAAGAACAGCTCACAATCGAGAGCAATCAAACCCAAATGCTGATTGGAGAAGTCATTACCATTCATGCACCTAAAAGCGCAGTGATGCCAGATGGCTACTTGGATTTGGAAGCGTTAGATACCGTCACCGTATCGGGGCTAGACAGCTACCACGTGACCCAGAGACTGCATCGATTAAGTTATGCCAAACCCGATGAACCTTTGTTTCCGCTAACCCGCGAAGGCGACCCAACATCGTGGTAA
- a CDS encoding ferric reductase-like transmembrane domain-containing protein has translation MKTVRNIIWAMIATMSAFWFAMEPQLFASSDVFEWRSAMIQYSGILSLMLISITMVLAMRLPMVENWLKGMDKAYRVHKWLGIGGVAMGVTHWLWYQIPKSLVTSGVLDKPVRHDGSGTQAVLTGWELWVNELRGIAQSIGEWGFYLLLVLLVASLWAAVKYKPFKLSHRLMSVAYLFIAFHSVILLKRAYWGEPIYYLTVAFALVGSIAAIYSLLGLVGRRNRHSATITSTRYFPQAEVMELVLKPDASWQGHKAGQFAYLRFGNEDPHPFTIVSGCKDSELRFLIKELGDFTNGLYDRVTAGDAVTVEGPYGRLDFDLSKPQIWIAGGVGIASFFATLEALKTEQDHPRIELFYCTRGVDKQLIDELGHLAHEVGVKLTVIDTLHSPRLNAGRIVNQCGDLNEYEMYFCGPELFSTSLKKELDTYQFDIEKHYHEELFLMR, from the coding sequence ATGAAAACAGTCCGCAATATCATTTGGGCAATGATTGCCACAATGTCAGCCTTTTGGTTTGCGATGGAACCGCAATTATTCGCTTCAAGCGATGTCTTTGAATGGCGTTCAGCCATGATTCAGTACTCAGGTATTTTGTCTCTGATGTTAATATCCATCACCATGGTTTTGGCGATGCGTTTGCCTATGGTCGAGAATTGGCTCAAAGGTATGGATAAAGCGTATCGAGTCCATAAATGGCTTGGTATCGGTGGTGTAGCGATGGGTGTCACGCACTGGTTGTGGTACCAAATCCCTAAATCACTGGTGACGTCTGGCGTATTGGATAAGCCTGTTCGACACGATGGTTCAGGGACACAAGCGGTGCTGACTGGCTGGGAATTGTGGGTCAATGAACTGCGCGGTATTGCGCAAAGCATCGGCGAGTGGGGTTTTTACTTATTACTCGTTCTACTTGTGGCGTCACTATGGGCAGCGGTGAAATACAAACCGTTCAAGTTGTCACATCGCCTGATGTCGGTCGCGTACCTGTTTATCGCTTTTCACTCGGTAATACTGCTTAAACGAGCGTATTGGGGAGAGCCGATTTATTACCTAACAGTGGCATTTGCTTTGGTTGGATCTATCGCCGCGATTTACAGTTTATTGGGTTTGGTAGGGCGTCGTAATCGTCACTCAGCGACTATCACTTCGACTCGCTATTTTCCACAGGCTGAAGTGATGGAGCTGGTGTTAAAGCCGGATGCATCTTGGCAAGGCCACAAAGCAGGGCAGTTCGCTTACTTGCGTTTCGGTAATGAAGACCCGCATCCGTTTACCATTGTGTCTGGCTGTAAAGATTCAGAGCTGCGTTTCTTGATCAAAGAGTTGGGTGATTTTACCAATGGCCTTTATGATCGAGTGACAGCGGGCGATGCGGTTACGGTTGAAGGGCCTTATGGTCGACTTGATTTTGATCTAAGCAAGCCTCAAATTTGGATTGCGGGTGGTGTCGGGATAGCTTCGTTCTTTGCTACGCTTGAAGCGCTCAAAACAGAGCAAGATCATCCGCGCATCGAACTGTTTTACTGTACTCGCGGTGTTGATAAGCAATTAATCGATGAGTTGGGGCACTTGGCACACGAGGTTGGTGTGAAGTTAACCGTGATAGATACCTTACATTCACCGCGACTGAATGCCGGAAGAATTGTCAATCAATGCGGTGACCTCAACGAATACGAGATGTATTTCTGCGGGCCAGAGTTGTTCTCAACATCGCTGAAAAAAGAATTAGACACCTATCAATTTGATATTGAAAAGCACTACCACGAAGAGCTGTTTCTGATGCGCTAA